The proteins below are encoded in one region of Salmo salar chromosome ssa02, Ssal_v3.1, whole genome shotgun sequence:
- the LOC106564057 gene encoding zinc finger protein 665, which yields MRSHTGEKPYSCLDCGKSFAQNGTLKVHQRKHTGEKPFLCADCGKNFQTNRKLISHQRKHHPENVIDPWCTVCRLVFSTKPKLERHLKTHIGENPYCCPFCSKRFSTKWRMMQHQQVHSGEKPFSCSDCGKCFTHKSTVSMHKKKHCLQRIRVERPSGTGQQEQLQENSKPRKTYSCSECGRVCLALSILQIHMRKHTGEKPYPCPDCEKKFATKSQVKAHQRTHTGEKRFSCPDCGKDFAYLRDMKVHQKKQHTEENQRTSQSDDDDDAADCDQEWVEEEGSHTPEQRDTSLPPPSSPLKCWVPVSPSTSVLWGLKRLSVRLVDCRKTQKDKGDSSNARSLSGRGLPSGKAPGLKVIQRSVDLEKPYRCDQCGKGFLTPVGLKSHHIVHSGEKPYSCRVCGKSFARSGELVVHQRVHTGEKPFHCSDCGQSFAAISSLITHWRIHTGERPYSCSQCGKSFAQSTALKCHQRTHTGEKPYSCDQCGKSFTYSQLLIAHLRKHTGEKPKTPYSCDQ from the exons ATGAGatcccacacaggagagaagccttactcctgcctTGACTGCGGCAAGAGTTTTGCTCAAAATGGTACGCTGAAAGTTCACCAGAGGAAGCACACTGGGGAGAAGCCTTTCCTCTGCGCAGATTGTGGCAAGAACTTCCAAACCAACAGGAAGCTGATATCGCACCAACGGAAACATCATCCAGAGAACGTGATCGACCCCTGGTGTACCGTGTGTAGACTAGTATTCAGCACTAAGCCCAAGCTAGAACGGCACCTGAAGACTCACATCGGGGAGAACCCCTACTGCTGCCCTTTCTGTAGCAAGAGGTTCTCCACCAAATGGCGCATGATGCAACACCAGCAGGTACACAGTGGAGAGAAGCCcttctcctgctctgactgtggcaaATGCTTCACTCATAAATCCACTGTGTCAATGCACAAGAAGAAACACTGCCTTCAGCGAATCCGAGTGGAGCGTCCCTCTGGAACAGGACAACAGGAACAACTCCAGGAGAACAGCAAACCCAGGAAGACTTACTCTTGCTCGGAGTGTGGAAGAGTTTGCCTGGCGTTATCTATTCTGCAGATACACATGAGaaaacacacaggggagaagccgtaCCCCTGCCCTGACTGTGAGAAGAAGTTTGCTACGAAATCGCAAGTGAAAGCTCACCAGCGGacgcacactggagagaaacggTTCTCCTGCCCCGACTGTGGGAAGGACTTTGCTTATCTACGTGATATGAAAGTGCACCAGAAGAAACAGCACACTGAGGAGAAT CAACGGACCAGCcaatcagatgatgatgatgacgctGCAGACTGCGACCAAGaatgggtggaggaggagggcagtCACACACCAGAGCAGAGA GACACGTCTCTCCCACCCCCCTCTTCCCCCCTGAAGTGCTGggttcctgtctctcccagtacCTCTGTACTCTGGGGTCTGAAGAGGCTGTCTGTGCGGCTGGTCGACTGCAGAAAAACACAGAAGGACAAAG GGGACAGCTCTAATGCTCGCTCGCTCAGTGGGAGGGGCTTGCCATCTGGAAAGGCTCCAGGGTTAAAAGTGATCCAGCGATCAGTGGATTTGGAGAAGCCTTAccgctgtgatcagtgtgggaaagGTTTTCTCACTCCAGTAGGTTTAAAGTCACACCACATAGTACactcaggagagaaaccttacagctgtcgTGTATGTGGGAAGAGTTTCGCTAGATCAGGTGAACTCGTAGTCCATCAGAgagtacacactggagagaaaccttttcactgctctgactgtggacaGAGCTTTGCTGCGATTAGCTCGCTGATAACCCACTggcgaatacacacaggagagaggccttatagctgtagtcagtgtgggaagagcttcgcTCAATCAACAGCTTTAAAATgccaccagcgaacacacacaggagagaaaccgtacagctgtgatcagtgtgggaagagcttcactTATTCACAGCTGCTGATAGCACACCTGcgaaaacacacaggagagaaacccaagacaccttacagctgtgatcaatga